The sequence GGTCAACTTCAGTACTGCGGTTTGTTACCCTTACTTACAGAAAATTGATTCTCCTTCGACTTGGACGCTCTGTGTCATTCCCGTGATTCATGTTAATTGCTAGGCAAATTGGCCCCAGCCAACCTCAAGGCAAGCAGGCAAATGGATTGCCACAGCGCTTCCCTGAGGACCCCTTGTGTGACGTGCGGTGTGTCATCTCCCTCGCTTCTCCCCCATCGCAGCTTTCATTTTCTGGAGACTAAATGCCACCTGTTCTGCTTAATTTAGAACAGATTTTGGGGGAAGCAGTTCGTACGAATACCCCATCGGCCAGAACTATAGGGGCATTGGTGATGCTCTGCCTGTGCATTCATTTTATGCAACTCGCATAATGGTCCATTCAATGTATGCTATATGTGTGTGGTGGCGTTGTTGGGAAAATTACTTTTACAAGTTACATTGTGaattgtaaattacatttacagttacaaGTTATTTAAATACCTTatgtaatagtagtagtaagtATTTCAATTACCGtgtgaaaaaaataactaaacaatacatttcaatacattaaataatatCACCATAATTTATcacaatttaataaatataatatcataACAGCAACCTCAAGGTCAGACTTCAGGgctcattttactgtaagataattccatcttctccatcttggtttcagagccaATTTCAATCCTTCTTTTCTATTGGTTGAGCAACGATGCATCCCATCACACATAGCAGGGCACAGTCAGCGTGTGCAAACggaaagggtgatgggtcaaatgtatGGAACAAAGCACGATTTCTAAAACAGTGGTCTTAAAATAAGAcgtttttttacaataaaacactgTAAATGCCAGTATTCCATTTTTATGTCCAAAAAAATCCATTGGAGAAATCAGGCATGTAGGAAGGCCATGACAATTGTTTAATCACCTCTGAAATGAGTAACATTAGCGTCAGATTAAACAagcagaaaaatgaaataaaaaaccaaCAAGTGCTGTGATTATATTGGCTGGATCTGATATTTGACAGATCAGCGCAACAATGTTCCAATTTTATCTCTAATTCAACTGTTTCTGAGCAATATCATGGTGGCATCAAGTCATGTCACCATATTTACCAGAAACAACGTAACATGGTAGAGAGAAATGTCAACAGATGGATCAAAGTGATATTATCGGTCCCCGGAGTCTTCTTCTGACTAAGAGTATGAAACCACCTTCTGAATTACCTAATGTGTGCTGTTCTGTTTGCTTTGAAGCTATTACGTGTGTGTGGCTGTTCTGATCTACTTCCTGCCTCTGCTTGTGATGGGCTGTGCGTACTTGGAGGTGGGCCTCACTCTGTGGGCCAGCGAGATCCCTGGAGACTCCTCTGACCGCTACCAGGAACAGCTTACAGCCAAACGCAAGGTATTTCTTTCCATGATTATTGGCATTTTCTGACTGGTAGCACCACATTGGTCCGCCTGATAGTGCCTGATAATCAGGTCAGTGCAGTAGTTTATGCCACATCTTCTgttgtttacattttcaaaaaatagTCCCATCATTGCGGGATCGTTACTTCTCCCTCAGTGTATCTGCCTCTCCGTCTCAGGTGGTGAAGATGATGATTGTGGTGGTGTGTACCTTCGCTCTCTGCTGGCTGCCCTTCCACGTATATTTCCTGCTGCATCAGTTCTTCCCTCATCTGTTCGAGAGGCCCTTCATTCAACAGGTCTATCTGGCGGTGATGTGGCTGGCCATGAGCTCCACAATGTACAACCCCATTATCTACTGCTGTCTCAATGACAGGTAATTTCATGCAAAACGCAAACATTCAGGCCATCAATCTCATATCAGATATGCTGGGAGACACCCGGGTTCTTCTCTTTGAACGAGCATAATGGCATTCAATTACACGGCATATTAAACATCACAATGCCACCGGAATCTTATTTGTGAAATCCGAGGCAATATTGACAGCCTTTCACTGGAGATTTAATATTCAGAGCTATGGCCTTATTTTCATTTTCGGtgaaaccccccccccttgttttttgttttttttaacgcaCTTTTCTGTGCATCTTCAGTGGCACCAGGGCCAgtaggggcagttgtggcctagcggttaaggaagcggcccccgtaattagaaggttgccggttcgaatcctgatccgtcaaggtgccactgaggtgccactgagcaaagcaccgtccccacacactgctccccgggcgcctgtcatggctgcccactgctctctaagggtgaagacacatttcgtggtgtcaccgtgtgctgtgctgcagtgtttcacaatgacaatcacttcactttcacctcacttttcaccaaccattcccgACCTTCCTCCTTTCTCAGCTAGCCATTCCTCACTGCTCTGTTTTGTAGGTTCCGAGCCGGCTTCAAACAAGCCTTCCACTGGTGTCCCTGCCTGCCAGACGCATCCTATGAGGGCCTGGAGCTCAAGTCCACTCGCTACCTCCAAACCCAGACAAGCGTGTACAAGACCAGCCGCATGGAGACCACCATCTCCACAGTGCTGCAACCTGCCGAAGAGGAGCCCAGAGGGGTAGTGCCCACATGGGGAAGCAGCCATGTGGCAGCAGCTGATCGCCGACCCTCCGGGGACCTCACGTCCAATGGCTCCTCCTCCCGAAGTGTCTCCAAGACAGTGTCCGAGACATCCAGCTTCTACTCCAGCAGCAACCTGCCTGAGTAGCCATCTGGTTTCTCTGACGATCCGTGGGACAttctgtgtgtatctgtgtgtgagtgtgtcataATTTTCATATGTTTCTGTCATATGCTTGCCCAACTCATTCTAACATGAAAGCAGACGTTTTA comes from Denticeps clupeoides chromosome 11, fDenClu1.1, whole genome shotgun sequence and encodes:
- the tacr1a gene encoding tachykinin receptor 1a — encoded protein: MDPLFTASDYPSNQSSNASEANSTVAYWNQFVQPVWRIVLWAIAYSSIVVVSVVGNVVVIWIILAHKRMRTVTNYFLVNLAFAEASMSAFNTVVNFTYAVHNEWYFGLVYCRFHNFFPIAAVFASIYSMTAIALDRYVAIIHPLQQRMSAIETKVIIGVIWILALLLAFPQYYYSNTDQLPGRVVCYIDWPEYTVWDFKKIYYVCVAVLIYFLPLLVMGCAYLEVGLTLWASEIPGDSSDRYQEQLTAKRKVVKMMIVVVCTFALCWLPFHVYFLLHQFFPHLFERPFIQQVYLAVMWLAMSSTMYNPIIYCCLNDRFRAGFKQAFHWCPCLPDASYEGLELKSTRYLQTQTSVYKTSRMETTISTVLQPAEEEPRGVVPTWGSSHVAAADRRPSGDLTSNGSSSRSVSKTVSETSSFYSSSNLPE